From the genome of Devriesea agamarum, one region includes:
- a CDS encoding pyridoxamine 5'-phosphate oxidase family protein: MESTTQQGHTGPTPEAEKLSEEAIFEILGRHSFGRLAVATSYEPDIFPLNYALVGRTLLFKTAPGTKLVELTINANAAFEVDDVSAQGGWSIVVKGATRVLERDDDIERAAQVELPTWFPGEKHVFVELDIESLNGVRFTA; encoded by the coding sequence ATGGAGAGCACAACGCAGCAGGGGCACACCGGACCGACTCCCGAAGCGGAGAAGCTGTCCGAGGAGGCTATTTTCGAGATTCTTGGACGTCATTCTTTTGGGCGTCTTGCCGTGGCGACTTCTTACGAGCCCGATATATTCCCACTCAACTACGCCCTGGTCGGCAGGACGTTACTGTTTAAGACCGCCCCGGGCACGAAGCTGGTCGAACTGACGATCAACGCTAATGCAGCCTTTGAAGTTGATGACGTCAGCGCGCAGGGTGGCTGGTCCATTGTGGTTAAAGGCGCCACTCGGGTTCTTGAACGCGATGACGACATCGAACGTGCAGCGCAGGTCGAGTTACCCACATGGTTCCCCGGCGAGAAACACGTGTTCGTAGAACTCGATATCGAGTCGCTAAACGGGGTGCGCTTTACCGCCTGA